Proteins from a single region of Primulina tabacum isolate GXHZ01 chromosome 5, ASM2559414v2, whole genome shotgun sequence:
- the LOC142546178 gene encoding uncharacterized protein LOC142546178: protein MRWLLLTFLLFSTCLISEAPERETRKLMMTHDVSTTTTAKNSKNQTNKSLDPNSNTDSPSKSKGSEEDGHLFVKSSSISEQRHSSTGTNGQEKLDMVEMDYTLARRKPHIHN, encoded by the exons ATGAGGTGGTTGCTGCTGACATTTTTGCTATTTTCGACATGTTTAATCTCTGAAGCACCAG AAAGGGAAACTAGAAAACTCATGATGACCCATGATGTTAGCACCACCACAACTGCTAAG AATTCCAAGAACCAAACAAATAAATCCCTTGATCCCAATTCGAACACCGATTCACCAAGCAAATCGAAAGGGAGCGAAGAAGACGGGCATCTCTTCGTGAAATCGTCATCAATATCCGAGCAACGACATTCTTCCACAGGTACCAATGGCCAGGAGAAACTAGACATGGTTGAAATGGATTATACTCTCGCAAGAAGAAAACCTCATATCCACAACTAA
- the LOC142544694 gene encoding protein CHLORORESPIRATORY REDUCTION 6, chloroplastic: MACIRPLYPHSCPLKQPIPSSSTPPFFHCKSTFSTQPQRLVSLSVSFNPSGSYDLSLFDVENDTSRAPPPMPPTEGRYEVVIDNDIITRLDLSPFHDATGITSPESANPKDYLERSIGFTINYVREDGSDPRELSEFPEIRLWFVRLDAMYPWLPVVLDWRAGELARYAAMLVPHQMSMRTGIVFNPEALELFVVNKVFVAYLWLKEHGIPKPRLKAKDMARMLGFGIGDDLFDLVDGQPTDQISPSK; encoded by the exons ATGGCTTGCATAAGACCTCTTTATCCACATTCTTGTCCACTCAAACAGCCCATTCCCTCTTCCTCCACTCCGCCATTTTTTCACTGCAAATCAACCTTCAGTACCCAACCCCAAAGGCTCGTTTCACTTTCGGTCTCATTCAATCCTTCTGGGAGCTATGATCTCTCCTTGTTCGACGTTGAAAATG ATACATCAAGAGCACCTCCTCCAATGCCCCCGACGGAGGGGCGATATGAGGTAGTAATCGACAATGATATCATAACTCGGCTCGACTTATCCCCGTTTCATGATGCCACCGGGATAACGTCCCCCGAATCGG CAAATCCAAAGGATTATCTAGAACGTAGCATCGGATTTACGATTAATTACGTTAGAGAAGATGGAAGTGATCCACGAGAACTGTCTGAATTCCCTGAAATAAGGCTATGGTTTGTAAGATTGGATGCAATGTACCCATGGCTCCCTGTTGTCTTGGACTGGAGAGCAGGAGAGCTTGCACGCTATGCTGCCATGCTTGTACCTCACCAG ATGAGTATGAGAACAGGGATAGTATTCAACCCAGAGGCGCTCGAATTATTCGTGGTGAATAAAGTGTTTGTCGCTTACTTGTGGTTGAAGGAGCACGGCATTCCTAAGCCGAGATTGAAGGCTAAAGACATGGCGAGGATGCTTGGTTTTGGGATTGGAGATGATCTCTTTGATTTGGTTGATGGCCAACCCACCGACCAAATAAGCCCCtcgaaataa
- the LOC142547853 gene encoding uncharacterized protein LOC142547853, whose protein sequence is MAAYSARKSSGPVLRSTPPTNRQFSSRTPSFRPTSPAISFFLDRPVSPNHRISVSPPAVQKRTCMCSPTNHPGSFRCNLHKAGLSHSSDSRNSKTTSYASSTRLGMRRSAMTNSLVRIGTVEGDLVRRALASLIRPSSHQQRRRGQFKPCASRLSHMSR, encoded by the coding sequence ATGGCAGCTTATTCTGCTCGGAAATCCAGCGGCCCGGTTCTCCGGTCGACCCCACCGACAAACCGGCAATTCTCCTCCCGTACGCCGTCGTTTCGCCCGACATCCCCAGCCATTAGCTTCTTCCTGGACCGACCCGTTTCCCCGAACCACCGCATCTCCGTGTCTCCCCCTGCGGTTCAGAAGAGGACGTGTATGTGCTCGCCGACGAACCACCCCGGTTCGTTCCGTTGCAACCTGCACAAAGCCGGGTTGAGCCACAGCAGTGATTCGAGGAACTCTAAAACGACGTCGTACGCGAGCTCGACCAGGCTGGGCATGAGGCGCTCCGCCATGACTAACTCTCTGGTCCGAATCGGAACTGTGGAAGGGGATTTGGTGAGGAGAGCCCTCGCGTCTTTGATACGGCCGTCGTCGCATCAGCAGCGGCGCCGTGGCCAGTTCAAGCCGTGCGCTAGCCGCCTCTCTCACATGTCCCGATAA